From Theileria orientalis strain Shintoku DNA, chromosome 4, complete genome, the proteins below share one genomic window:
- a CDS encoding uncharacterized protein (phosphatidic acid phosphatase type 2-like family protein), which produces MDPLNNSEGNANSQGEYSSSDSDLVLEIDYNLPFVVGEDTSVEYEVKSAINQFRQMLGMYLFRVVMILILLTLVLFFQGILMFLSDKHYMKTRRIPLPDRIHEIVDRFNHPFSPALCDATMFIFVFAGILRVVMFTPLFYTLQMILRYVTLFGSGYFIRGFFVYVTTMPSCYRNCTPDLTNRGFFQFFIRILAGYMGIVTNCTDLIISGHTMFTVITCVLLCENLRFLASKIVCCLYTVMVLFFIVACKYHYTVDVLFGLLLSVLMYYFYYSKIDDYGINLYNKIYHSRSKAVQDSRVTSTHDSYLTALLASFEMLEERMVLGQKMRTLYLLVNSEKNLIDKNLLRKFNRYVHLFGADESEDITTLYRGTKRFNFYYWKSLYRIIFRRKKIITI; this is translated from the coding sequence ATGGATCCACTCAATAATTCTGAAGGTAATGCCAATTCTCAGGGCGAATATTCAAGCTCTGATTCAGACTTGGTGCTGGAAATAGACTATAACCTGCCTTTCGTGGTAGGGGAAGATACTTCCGTGGAGTACGAGGTCAAATCAGCGATTAACCAGTTCAGGCAAATGCTGGGAATGTACCTGTTTCGGGTGGTgatgattttaattcttCTGACGCTGGTGCTCTTCTTCCAGGGCATCCTGATGTTTCTGAGCGACAAGCACTACATGAAAACGCGTAGGATCCCGCTGCCGGACAGAATCCACGAGATTGTGGATCGGTTCAACCACCCGTTCAGTCCAGCTCTTTGCGACGCCACAATGTTTATATTCGTGTTCGCAGGGATCCTGAGAGTAGTCATGTTCACTCCCCTGTTCTACACTCTTCAGATGATTCTGAGGTACGTGACTCTCTTCGGCTCCGGCTACTTCATCAGGGGCTTCTTCGTCTACGTAACGACCATGCCCTCGTGTTATCGAAACTGCACTCCCGATTTAACAAACAGGGGATTCTTCCAGTTCTTCATCAGGATCCTTGCAGGCTACATGGGCATAGTGACCAACTGCACGGATTTGATCATCTCCGGGCACACTATGTTCACGGTGATCACCTGCGTTCTGCTGTGCGAGAACCTGAGGTTCCTGGCATCGAAGATAGTTTGTTGCCTCTACACCGTCATGGTCCTATTTTTCATCGTGGCCTGCAAGTACCACTACACCGTCGACGTGCTGTTCGGCCTGCTGCTCTCGGTACTGATGTACTACTTCTACTACTCAAAGATCGACGACTACGGAATCAACTTGTACAACAAAATCTACCACTCCAGATCTAAAGCGGTGCAGGACTCACGAGTAACAAGCACGCACGACAGCTACTTGACTGCGTTGTTGGCCAGTTTCGAGATGTTGGAGGAGCGCATGGTATTAGGGCAGAAGATGAGGACCTTGTATCTATTAGTGAACAGCGAGAAGAACCTAATCGACAAGAATCTACTGAGAAAATTTAATCGTTACGTGCATCTGTTTGGAGCAGACGAATCGGAAGATATCACCACCTTATACAGAGGAACCAAAAGATTCAACTTCTACTACTGGAAGTCATTGTATAGAATAATATTTAGGagaaaaaagataataacaatctaa
- a CDS encoding uncharacterized protein (mitochondrial substrate carrier family protein), protein MSTTTEVTYRPSKIIITVTPTTVLFYPFTVLSHKLNVLTFQRSLCDPYSTSDGSLRELSGKTVGTLSFGVGLYYGKKMAVSIYKKHGILGFFRCLPEYIAYQLTKDVMKYVVPNFVLPLFGDLRLRFNYNLPGYNVMDVANDFRSRYMGFLDNDESLFAYFVNFYKNMIQSEYDKIMVSGIVELLTYPLLSVISKLIIYDGFMPVSFVSMLQHTVVADGFFALYNGFFYHILSKSINYIHKNFGKFVYSCSERGFEVDRAFEQTVNIIFTFATSVINQFSLILRCGSNLDGLCMNVGTLAILKSVPWTGILFQLSLLVALVEFKERFIARQIKAIRGKLDS, encoded by the coding sequence atgagtaCTACTACCGAAGTTACCTATCGCCCgagtaaaattattataacgGTTACACCTACAACCGTTTTATTTTACCCCTTCACCGTACTAAGCCATAAACTCAATGTTCTAACATTTCAGAGATCGTTATGCGACCCATATTCCACAAGTGATGGAAGTTTAAGGGAATTGAGCGGTAAAACTGTGGGTACTCTCTCGTTCGGAGTTGGCCTGTATTATGGCAAAAAAATGGCAGTTTCGATTTACAAAAAGCACGGGATTCTTGGATTTTTTAGGTGTCTCCCAGAATACATAGCTTATCAGTTAACTAAGGACGTAATGAAGTATGTAGTCCCTAACTTTGTTCTTCCCCTGTTTGGTGACCTCAGACTGAGGTTCAACTACAACCTTCCTGGGTACAACGTTATGGACGTGGCTAATGATTTTAGGTCGCGGTATATGGGTTTCCTAGACAATGACGAATCGCTGTTTGCCTACTTTGTTAATTTCtacaaaaatatgatacaatCTGAGTATGATAAAATCATGGTTTCTGGGATTGTAGAGCTTCTCACGTATCCTCTTCTTAGCGTTATTTCAAAACTGATTATATATGATGGTTTCATGCCCGTTTCATTCGTATCAATGCTCCAACACACAGTGGTAGCGGATGGGTTTTTCGCGCTGTACAACGGCTTTTTCTACCACATTCTGTCAAAATCGATCAACTATATTCATAAAAATTTTGGTAAATTTGTCTATAGTTGCTCCGAAAGGGGCTTTGAGGTCGATAGGGCGTTCGAGCAGACGgtgaatattattttcacgTTTGCCACTAGTGTTATAAACCAGTTTTCGCTGATTCTGAGGTGTGGCTCTAATCTGGACGGGCTGTGTATGAACGTTGGCACACTTGCTATTCTAAAGAGTGTTCCGTGGACAGGGATTTTATTCCAGTTGTCACTGTTGGTAGCACTAGTGGAATTCAAGGAGCGCTTCATAGCCAGGCAAATAAAAGCGATCAGGGGCAAGTTGGACAGTTAA
- a CDS encoding uncharacterized protein (PA14 domain containing protein) gives MCKSTTYILCSVVFCIGLASANLFFQKNGPPVLDNTSNNVVKPQIQQVVPENNGTQSTISNYSPNVNTPNNYDANFNKNDTSNNVYDNLNNTVDQPAQNNNNESVNQTQDSSDNTEDESSEENDNELMYYLTQYRNRARRTIEGHLCAAAFVQRDQIYTDCTVEVAPDGTEGSKEWCYLEAQLTGKLEKDWGFCETPLNYEEIRSATLNHIQQKVSQVDELLKSLNTYRKLIKESERRLSTVCGMGHRFISDSLSKIETVLEESEKRIDDVNKLKNEIERIKNEIKKIQCVHNEVRKSQSTKYYPDNDIYNVSDGLVGTYYSNNVFEFPAVANRVDPQINFSFVNKMPILGLSPYKFSIRWEGYLKVPHSGNFVFELSTDAHGRVELNGTEIINTGIMFEGDDEIGYRFWVDPLMAKKEVSQAQQLIGGKFYKIKVEMSHSQQYKYDKGSESYFKLLWSSRRIDKQVIPSTNFYSKFKKTHTSISRLPASNFEIVNSFNGESAFRGSNSVFVANLSNGLIGSQLIRSDEKYNMGSFKMNVNQDSMLYVGYKKGQPFPLNPKDEQQWIEEETLESFDMYSAEALSENKVLSALNKIFKNDKESVLIETELKQIPLVRGVTYKFVTTNPDVSFVLFLSDNINSKQNQCIGSEVLVSLPGGSHFMSCSESSAHSREYDCNAALSGKYMDKKKSVWRTSGGTGESISIIFREPVLVTEFKFRPRDSSYTWPSKITLSYKEGGSETFNIFHSNDLEHHSYRVSVPKITTSVKVTIDEMYVSGPETGGSFGILGIPCKFSENLRFVEIMKCSESLVDLQNIYTFKNNDKFLAECQQECLVKSRVYVRDFNASEDQRFNETDPICGCAVSNDYCHEDSGSCVVEVQVVVNNGTGYLLRKSHHKQKKRMKKVQILFRKQPDKTPTQGYLIDNGQVKSDLDNLSYGWFREAHGQFCSSNDNPLYGGGIQFPPPTESLDCVQKEKCSGNYWSIELPENGDYKLEVILGSVCKLNHDFEAYLEVNGMPLVNGEVFKRDQFYTLVKNVTVKNKRIKLTSTCKNDQCPENGTIIQMVSVEQLV, from the exons atgtgtaaatctACAACTTATATATTGTGTTCTGTTGTATTTTGTATAGGTTTGGCGTCTGCCAACTTGTTTTTTCAGAAAAACGGCCCACCCGTACTTGATAATACCAGCAATAATGTAGTTAAGCCGCAGATTCAACAGGTTGTTCCAGAAAATAACGGGACTCAAAGCACTATTTCAAATTATTCACCTAACGTTAACACACCAAATAATTATGAtgcaaattttaataaaaatgacacTTCAAACAACGTTTatgataatttaaacaacacCGTAGATCAACCTGCTCAgaataataacaatgaaTCCGTAAATCAGACTCAGGATTCTTCGGATAACACTGAGGATGAAAGTTCCGAAGAGAACGATAACGAATTGATGTACTATCTTACACAATATCGCAATAGAGCTAGGAGGACGATTGAAGGCCATTTGTGCGCAGCGGCGTTTGTTCAGAGGGACCAAATATACACTGACTGTACAGTAGAAGTGGCTCCGGACGGCACGGAAGGTA GTAAAGAATGGTGTTACCTGGAGGCACAATTGACTGGAAAGTTGGAAAAGGATTGGGGGTTTTGCGAAACCCCTTTGAACTATG AGGAGATCAGAAGCGCTACTTTGAACCACATTCAACAAAAGGTTTCGCAAGTAGACGAGTTGCTAAAGTCGCTTAACACATACAGGAAGTTGATTAAGGAATCGGAGAGAAG ACTATCGACAGTGTGTGGAATGGGCCATAGATTTATAAGCGACTCTTTATCAAAAATTGAAACAGTACTAGAAGAATCAGAAAAGAGAATAGATGACGTtaataaacttaaaaatgaaattgagagaataaaaaatgagattaaaaaaatacagtGTGTACACAATGAAGTTAGGAAATCGCAATCAACTAAGTACTATCCTGACAA CgatatatacaatgtttCGGATGGGTTAGTTGGGACGTATTACTCGAATAACGTTTTCGAGTTCCCAGCAGTGGCGAACAGAGTTGACCCTCAGATTAACTTCTCGTTTGTGAATAAGATGCCGATCCTCGGTCTGAGTCCATACAAGTTTTCAATAC GTTGGGAGGGATACTTAAAGGTGCCTCACTCGGGGAACTTTGTATTTGAACTAA GTACGGATGCACATGGGAGGGTAGAATTGAACGGTACTGAGATTATAAACACGG GCATCATGTTCGAAGGAGACGATGAAATAGGATACAGATTCTGGGTTGACCCTTTAATGGCCAAAAAGGAAGTATCGCAAGCACAGCAGCTAATAGGTGGCAagttttacaaaataaaagtggAGATGTCACACTCTCAGCAGTATAAGTACGACAAGGGATCAGAATCGTATTTCAA GTTGTTATGGTCATCAAGAAGGATTGACAAGCAAGTTATACCGTccactaatttttattcgaagtttaaaaaaacacacacgTCAATAAGCAG aTTACCCGCATCAAATTTTGAGATCGTGAATTCGTTTAACGGAGAAAGCGCATTCAGAGGGTCTAACAGCGTGTTTGTGGCAAACTTGAGCAACGGATTAATCGGATCGCAACTGATAAGAAGCGATGAAAAGTACAACATGGGCTCGTTTAAGATGAACGTTAATCAGGATTCGATGCTATATGTGGGATATAAGAAGGGCCAGCCCTTCCCATTGAACCCTAAGGATGAGCAGCAGTGGATAGAGGAGGAGACCCTCGAAAGTTTCGACATGTACTCTGCTGAAGCACTGTCGGAGAATAAGGTTCTGAGCGCactgaataaaatatttaaaaacgacAAAGAAAGCGTGTTGATAGAGACTGAGTTAAAGCAGATACCCTTAGTGAGAGGAGTGAcctataaatttgttacaACGAACCCAGACGTTAGCTTTGTGCTGTTTCTGTCAGACAACATTAACTCGAAACAGAACCAATGCA TTGGATCTGAAGTGCTGGTGAGTTTACCAGGAGGGAGCCATTTTATGTCATGTTCTGAGTCATCAGCACATTCGAGGGAATATGACTGTAACGCAGCTCTCAGTGGAAAGTATATGGACAAGAAAAAGTCAGTATGGAGAACAAGTGGAG GAACGGGAGAGAGTATTAGCATAATATTTAGAGAACCAGTATTGGTGACAGAGTTTAAGTTCAGGCCAAGAGATTCATCCTATACGTGGCCGTCAAAGATAACACTCTCATATAAGG AAGGGGGAAGTgaaacatttaatattttccACTCAAATGACCTGGAACACCATTCATACAGGGTTTCAGTGCCAAAAATAACTACATCG GTCAAGGTGACCATAGATGAAATGTACGTCAGTGGGCCCGAGACTGGTGGGTCATTTGGAATATTGGGAATACCCTGTAAGTTCTCGGAGAATCTTAGGTTCGTGGAGATTATGAAGTGCTCAGAGAGCCTGGTGGATCTGCAGAACATATACACCTTCAAGAACAACGATAAGTTCCTGGCAGAGTGCCAGCAGGAATGCCTGGTGAAAAGTAGAGTGTATGTGAGGGACTTCAACGCATCCGAAGACCAAAGATTCAACGAAACTGATCCCATCTGCGGGTGTGCAGTGTCAAATGACTACTGTCATGAAGACTCGGGAAGTTGTGTAGTAGAAGTGCAGGTAGTGGTGAACAACGGGACAGGGTACCTGCTTCGAAAATCACACCATaagcagaagaagaggatgaagaaGGTGCAGATTCTGTTCAGAAAACAGCCAGACAAGACACCGACGCAGGGCTACTTGATAGATAACGGACAAGTAAAATCGGACTTGGATAACTTGTCATACG GGTGGTTTAGAGAAGCACATGGGCAGTTCTGTAGTTCAAACGACAACCCGCTTTACGGAGGAGGAATACAGTTCCCGCCACCAACGGAAAGCCTAGATTGTGTTCAGAAGGAG AAATGTTCTGGGAACTACTGGTCAATAGAGCTGCCTGAAAATGGAGATTACAAGCTTGAAGTAATTTTGGGATCAGTTTGCAAGCTGAATCACGATTTTGAGGCATATTTGGAGGTAAATGGGATGCCCTTGGTGAATGGAGAAGTGTTCAAGAGGGACCAGTTCTACACATTGGTCAAAAACGTgacagttaaaaataaaaggattAAGCTCACCTCGACTTGCAAAAATGACCAGTGCCCAGAAAACGGaactataatacaaatggTATCAGTAGAACAGCTGGTATGA
- a CDS encoding mRNA cleavage factor subunit yields the protein MSDSGEVAEAESYQDSGIQRPEWDVYPQTIYKFDYNTTKVGSGLIFRLSDEVLSKRVRSYMVSGMRITVCGVILSHIKGFPSVLLVQREGDRSLGLLGGKCKSFENPKEALSAKLARFITSTKHRHQINIKEDVENIQVGDLLGDLWRCDFNTEPLPYLPLHSNRPKEKISLYQVTVSENCKISVPRGFTLRFVPLYDFYNPEFGLSIGAIPHLLSRFNISYMYD from the exons ATGTCGGATTCTGGAGAGGTGGCTGAAGCAGAATCATATCAAGATAGCGGAATCCAGAGGCCCGAATGGGATGTTTATCCGCAaacaatatacaaatttgaCTACAACACTACCAAAGTCGGAAGCGGACTCATATTCAGATTATCGGATGAGGTTTTAAGCAAAAGGGTAAGGAGTTACATGGTCAGTGGTATGAGAATCACAGTTTGTGGAGTGATCTTGTCCCACATAAAGGGTTTTCCTTCGGTGTTGCTGGTGCAACGGGAAGGAGATAGGAGTCTTGGATTACTAGGGGGCAAGTGCAAGAGTTTCGAGAATCCAAAGGAGGCGCTCTCTGCGAAACTGGCCAGATTCATAACCTCAACCAAGCACAGACATCAGATAAACATCAAAGAAGACGTCGAAAACATACAAGTTGGTGATTTGCTAGGTGATTTGTGGAGATGCGACTTCAATACAGAGCCTCTGCCTTACCTCCCATTACATTCAAATAGACCCAAAGAGAAGATTTCTCTATACCAA GTTACTGTCTCGGAGAATTGCAAAATTAGCGTTCCTAGAGGATTCACTCTTAGATTTGTACCtttatatgatttttaCAATCCAGAATTTGGATTGTCGATTGGCGCTATTCCACACCTCTTAAGCAGATTCAACATCTCGTATATGTATGATTGA
- a CDS encoding acetyltransferase yields the protein MERPDVSYVIRSMTDSDVKSLENLDPDEFTIIYPRAIYHRHVRYFPKLSLVVQVNDNVEGFIIGSFAINQGVIYGHITSIFINESYRRRGFGGKLMNEFEENSRMLKCKYVNLFVNYRNTSAIQFYRGRNYYIFNKIPRYYSDNEDALEMRKNLE from the exons atggaacGCCCAGACGTTTCATATGTCATCAGAAGTATGACTGATAGTGATGTCAAGAGTCTGGAAAACTTGGATCCTGACGAGTTCACCATAATATATCCCAGAGCCATTTACCATCGACACGTGAGATACTTCCCCAAGTTATCTCTCGTAGTGCAGGTTAATGATAATGTGGAGGGGTTTATCATAG GCAGCTTCGCAATCAACCAAGGTGTGATCTACGGGCACATAAcatcaatatttataaacgAGTCTTACCGTAGGCGTGGCTTTGGGGGTAAGCTGATGAACGAGTTTGAGGAGAACAGCAGGATGCTGAAGTGCAAATATGTCAACCTATTCGTCAACTATCGCAACACATCAGCAATCCAGTTCTACAGGGGGCGCAATTACTACATCTTCAACAAGATTCCGAGGTACTATAGCGATAACGAGGACGCTTTGGAGATGAGGAAGAATCTGGAGTGA
- a CDS encoding uncharacterized protein (tubulin binding cofactor A family protein), with amino-acid sequence MESHKSCSGHPLEVKKGTLVRTLKDYEAYKVEVSEAKSKLESLRDTEDKHEFRKAKEILDEATAVLEFTRKRLAGYATDLDVYIRDSILPLLDTPNVPPMCKVYVKEAREHLDRLVTNHPEVEFKFATEAS; translated from the exons ATGGAATCACACAAATCCTGTTCCGGTCACCCGCTGGAGGTTAAAAAGGGCACCTTGGTCAGGACGTTGAAGGATTATGAAGCATACAAGGTTGAGGTTTCCGAGGCAAAATCCAAGCTGGAATCCTTGAGG GACACTGAAGACAAGCACGAGTTTCGCAAAGCCAAGGAGATCCTCGATGAAGCCACTGCGGTGCTTGAGTTCACCCGCAAGCGTCTGGCCGGGTACGCCACCGACCTCGACGTCTATATTCGCGACAGCATACTCCCACTTTTGGACACTCCCAACGTTCCGCCCATGTGCAAGGTCTATGTGAAGGAGGCCAGGGAGCACCTGGATCGTTTGGTCACCAACCACCCTGAGGTAGAATTCAAATTCGCTACTGAGGCCTCTTAA